Proteins encoded by one window of Xenopus tropicalis strain Nigerian chromosome 6, UCB_Xtro_10.0, whole genome shotgun sequence:
- the LOC116411668 gene encoding PYLa/PGLa A-like — protein sequence MYKGIFLCVFLAAICANALAQPTGFADADEESHERYIRGMATKAGTVLGKVTKAIIGAALGRRSARDLQDLIPGI from the exons ATGTACAAAGGGATATTCCTCTGCGTATTCCTTGCTGCAATCTGTGCAAATGCACTGGCACAGCCCACAGGCTTTGCAGATGCAGATGAAGAAAGCCACGAGCGGTACATCCGAGGAATGGCAACTAAAGCTGGAACGGTGTTGGGAAAAGTTACAAAAG CTATTATTGGTGCTGCTCTGGGACGTCGCAGTGCTCGGGACCTTCAGGATCTCATTCCAG gaaTTTAA